Proteins from a genomic interval of Mycolicibacterium grossiae:
- the ribD gene encoding bifunctional diaminohydroxyphosphoribosylaminopyrimidine deaminase/5-amino-6-(5-phosphoribosylamino)uracil reductase RibD, which translates to MTPEAAMRRAIELAEDVKGTTYPNPPVGAVVLDRDGEIVGVGATEPPGGPHAEVLALRRAGTRAAGGTAVVTLEPCNHHGRTPPCVDALLAAGVGTVVYAVADPNPVASGGSARLTAAGVDVRSGVLADDVAAGPLRQWLHKLSTGRPHVTWKFAASVDGRSAAADGSSQWITGEAARADVHRIRAVVDAIVVGTGTVFADDPTLTARRPDGGLADRQPLRVVVGEREIPSEAKVLNDDSRTMVIRTRDPREVIAALSDRTDVLLEGGPTLAGAFLRAGAVDRILAYVAPILLGGPVVAVDDVGVGGIGQAHRWRFDGVAQIGPDLRLSLVPGPPGGGGH; encoded by the coding sequence CATCGAGCTGGCCGAGGACGTCAAGGGCACCACCTACCCGAATCCGCCGGTGGGCGCGGTCGTGCTCGACCGCGACGGGGAGATCGTCGGCGTCGGCGCCACCGAGCCGCCCGGCGGCCCGCACGCCGAGGTGCTGGCACTGCGGCGCGCCGGGACCCGCGCCGCGGGCGGCACCGCGGTGGTCACCCTCGAACCGTGCAACCACCACGGCCGTACCCCGCCGTGCGTCGACGCGCTGCTCGCCGCCGGGGTCGGCACCGTCGTCTACGCGGTCGCCGACCCCAACCCGGTCGCGTCGGGCGGCTCGGCGCGGCTGACCGCCGCCGGGGTGGACGTCCGCTCCGGCGTACTCGCCGACGACGTCGCGGCGGGACCGCTGCGGCAGTGGCTGCACAAGCTCTCGACCGGCCGTCCGCACGTGACGTGGAAGTTCGCCGCGAGCGTGGACGGCCGCAGCGCGGCCGCCGACGGCAGCAGCCAGTGGATCACCGGCGAGGCGGCGCGCGCCGACGTGCACCGCATCCGCGCGGTCGTCGACGCCATCGTGGTCGGAACGGGCACGGTGTTCGCCGACGACCCGACGCTCACCGCGCGGCGGCCCGACGGCGGCCTCGCCGACCGCCAGCCGCTGCGGGTGGTGGTGGGGGAGCGGGAAATCCCGTCGGAGGCGAAGGTGCTCAACGACGACTCGCGCACCATGGTGATCCGCACGCGCGATCCCCGGGAGGTCATCGCCGCGCTGTCGGACCGGACCGACGTGCTGCTCGAGGGCGGTCCCACGCTCGCCGGGGCTTTCCTGCGCGCCGGCGCGGTCGACCGGATCCTCGCCTACGTCGCCCCGATCTTGCTGGGCGGGCCCGTCGTCGCCGTCGATGACGTCGGCGTGGGAGGCATCGGGCAGGCGCACCGCTGGCGGTTCGACGGCGTCGCGCAGATCGGGCCGGATCTGCGGCTCAGCCTGGTTCCCGGCCCGCCGGGTGGCGGCGGTCACTGA